A region of Diospyros lotus cultivar Yz01 chromosome 3, ASM1463336v1, whole genome shotgun sequence DNA encodes the following proteins:
- the LOC127797336 gene encoding protein MET1, chloroplastic, giving the protein MSVAPSSYTYLCSSLPLARTASSSAKANPSIPTQFVKSLSKANPSLPSPSISAFCNTHLVQTSRLIVKTSEAEATTSNSGGEAEYEEYEVELVQPYGLKFRKGRDGGTYIDAIGAGGSADKTGMFTVGDKVLATSAVFGEEIWPAAEYGRTMYTIRQRIGPLLMKMQKRYGKVDEVGELTEKEIIRAERNSGVISDRVREIQLLNSTRKKEQKQQREKDLREGQQLYRNAKYEGALEKFESVLGSKPDSNEAAITSFFVARCYSKLNQIQAGLSALEDALEAGFEDFKRIRTDPDLANIRASEEFDPLLKRFDESFINENAINAIKSLFGFNKK; this is encoded by the exons ATGTCTGTAGCTCCAAGCAGCTATACTTATCTCTGTTCTTCTCTACCATTGGCAAGAACCGCCTCTTCCTCAGCCAAGGCAAACCCTTCTATACCAACCCAATTTGTGAAATCTTTATCCAAGGCCAACCCGTCTCTTCCGAGCCCTTCAATCAGCGCTTTCTGCAATACCCATTTGGTTCAGACCTCCCGTTTGATCGTTAAAACCTCGGAAGCCGAGGCTACGACGTCAAATTCGGGCGGCGAAGCTGAGTATGAAGAGTACGAGGTTGAACTGGTGCAGCCGTATGGGTTGAAGTTCAGGAAAGGAAGAGATGGCGGAACTTATATTGATGCCATTGGAGCCGGTGGATCGGCGGATAAGACTGGGATGTTCACCGTTGGGGACAAAGTACTTGCCACCAG TGCAGTGTTTGGAGAAGAGATATGGCCTGCTGCTGAATATGGGAGAACCATGTACACCATTCGCCAGAGAATTGGTCCATTACTTATGAAAATGCAGAAGAGATATG GAAAGGTGGATGAAGTGGGTGAGCTCACTGAAAAGGAGATTATCAGAGCTGAGAGGAACTCTGGCGTAATCAGTGACAGGGTGAGGGAAATACAG TTGCTAAATTCTACGAGGAAGAAAGAGCAGAAACAACAGAGAGAAAAGGACCTTCGTGAAGGGCAGCAGCTTTATAG GAATGCAAAATACGAAGGAGCATTGGAGAAATTTGAGTCAGTGTTGGGGTCCAAGCCAGATTCAAATGAAGCTGCAATAACAAGTTTCTTTGTTGCTCGTTGCTATTCTAAACTTAATCAG ATACAAGCTGGACTTTCTGCACTTGAAGATGCCTTAGAGGCAGGATTCGAAGATTTCAAG AGAATCCGGACAGATCCTGACCTAGCAAACATCAGAGCATCGGAAGAATTTGATCCTCTTCTAAAAAGGTTTGACGAATCATTTATTAATGAGAATGCCATCAATGCAATCAAGTCTCTGTTTGGATTCAACAAGAAGTAA
- the LOC127797335 gene encoding chaperonin 60 subunit beta 2, chloroplastic, with the protein MASTFAGMSSVGSLAAPGAPDKKLATASGKLSSFSSISSSSFVRRQSIAQRKTHSPRINAMAKELHFNKDGSAVKKLQNGVNKLADLVGVTLGPKGRNVVLESKYGSPKIVNDGVTVAREVELEDPVENIGAKLVRQAAAKTNDLAGDGTTTSVVLAQGLIAEGVKVVAAGANPVLITRGIEKTAKALVDELKLISKEVEDSELADVAAVSAGNNYEVGNMIAEAMSKVGRKGVVTLEEGKSADNSLYVVEGMQFDRGYISPYFVTDSEKMSVEYENCKLLLVDKKITNARDLINVLEDAIRGGYPILVIAEDIEQEALATLVVNRLRGALKIAALKAPGFGERKSQYLDDIAILTGGTVIREEVGLTLDKAEKEVLGHAAKVVLTKDTTTIVGDGSTQDAVNKRVVQIRNLIEAADQDYEKEKLNERIAKLSGGVAVIQVGAQTETELKEKKLRVEDALNATKAAVEEGIVVGGGCTLLRLASKVDGIKESLDNVEEKVGADIVKRALSYPLKLIAKNAGVNGSVVSEKILSSDDPRFGYNAATGKYEDLMAAGIIDPTKVVRCCLEHAASVAKTFLMSDCVVVEIKEPEPVVAGNPMDNSGYPL; encoded by the exons ATGGCGTCAACATTTGCTGGTATGTCGTCTGTTGGCTCTTTGGCGGCGCCTGGTGCCCCGGATAAGAAACTTGCAACTGCTTCAGGCAAACTGTCATCTTTCAGTTCCATATCTTCAAGCTCATTTGTTAGGAGACAAAGTATTGCCCAGCGTAAAACACATTCTCCAAGAATAAATGCCATGGCGAAGGAATTGCATTTCAATAAGGATGGGTCAGCCGTTAAGAAGCTGCAA AATGGTGTGAACAAGCTTGCAGATCTTGTTGGGGTTACACTTGGTCCAAAGGGCCGGAATGTCGTTCTGGAGAGTAAATATGGCTCTCCAAAGATTGTTAATGATGGAGTGACTGTGGCCAGAGAG GTTGAGTTGGAAGATCCAGTAGAGAACATTGGTGCTAAATTAGTCAGACAAGCGGCTGCTAAGACCAATGACTTGGCTGGGGATGGGACTACAACTTCTGTCGTTCTTGCACAAGGCCTAATAGCCGAAGGTGTCAAG GTGGTAGCAGCTGGTGCAAACCCTGTTCTGATTACCAGAGGCATTGAAAAGACAGCAAAAGCTTTGGTTGATGAGCTTAAGCTGATTTCGAAAGAG GTAGAAGACAGCGAACTAGCAGATGTTGCTGCAGTTAGTGCGGGGAACAACTATGAAGTAGGAAATATGATAGCTGAGGCCATGAGTAAAGTGGGTAGGAAGGGTGTGGTGACCCTTGAAGAGGGAAAAAGTGCTGACAACAGTCTTTATGTGGTTGAAGGCATGCAATTTGATCGTGGATATATCTCTCCTTATTTTGTCACTGATAGTGAGAAGATGTCCGTTGAATATGAGAACTGCAAG TTACTACTGGTTGACAAGAAGATTACTAATGCAAGGGACCTGATTAACGTTCTGGAAGATGCCATAAGAGGTGGATACCCAATTTTAGTAATTGCTGAAGATATTGAACAAGAAGCTTTGGCAACACTTGTTGTCAACAGGCTTAGAGGGGCACTGAAGATTGCAGCACTGAAAGCTCCcggatttggagaaagaaagagcCAGTACCTTGATGACATTGCAATTCTGACTGGAG GGACTGTAATCAGAGAAGAGGTAGGCCTAACCTTGGACAAAGCAGAGAAAGAAGTCTTGGGGCATGCTGCCAAGGTTGTGCTTACCAAGGACACAACAACAATTGTTGGTGATGGCAGCACTCAGGATGCTGTGAATAAGCGTGTTGTCCAGATAAGAAACCTTATTGAG GCTGCAGACCAAGATTATGAGAAGGAAAAGCTTAATGAAAGAATTGCAAAACTGTCTGGGGGTGTTGCTGTTATTCAG GTTGGAGCACAAACTGAGACAGAgctgaaagaaaagaaattgagagTAGAGGATGCTCTTAATGCAACAAAG GCAGCTGTGGAGGAAGGTATTGTGGTTGGTGGCGGATGCACTTTACTGAGGCTTGCATCTAAGGTCGATGGCATTAAGGAGAGCCTTGATAATGTTGAGGAAAAG GTTGGAGCAGATATAGTTAAAAGAGCTTTGAGTTACCCTCTGAAGCTAATTGCTAAGAATGCTGGTGTTAATGGAAGTGTTGTCAGTGAGAAG ATTCTTTCGTCTGATGACCCAAGATTTGGGTACAATGCTGCAACTGGAAAATACGAGGATTTAATGGCTGCTGGAATAATTGATCCAACCAAG GTtgtaagatgttgtctggagcACGCGGCCTCTGTGGCGAAAACCTTCTTGATGTCAGATTGTGTGGTGGTTGAGATCAAAGAGCCCGAACCGGTTGTTGCTGGAAACCCCATGGACAATTCAG GATATCCACTATGA